AAAAGTTTGTCGGTTGCTTCACGGAAGATGCCGTCTGGGACGGCGGCAATTTCGGACACTTCGAGGGGAAAGCTGCCATTCGGGAATTTTTTGGCACTATTCCTCAGGTCCTGTCGTTTGCCATCCACTACGTGATGAATCCGCGTATTGAGGTCAACGGAGACACGGCCACCGGCTATTGGTATCTGCTGGAGCCCTGCACCATGCTCGAAGGCGGCGAACAGGCGGTCTGGGGTGTGGCCAAATACGAAGAAGAATACGTCCGGGAGAATGGGGAGTGGAAAATCCGCAACCTGATCCTCGCTCCGGAGTGCTGGACCTCGTTTGATCAAGGCTGGGTCAATCAGCAGTTTATCGGCCAATAAGTCTCATTGGCGGGCCACTGGGCGGCCCGCCGGCCGAGTTTCTGACCGGGTACCACCGCTACGTCATATATGACCACCTATAGCTTTCACCGACCTCGTGTGCGCGGACGAGGCTGGACAGACGCAGACCGAGAAAGTCCTGACGACCCCAGAGAACCAGGCCCTGGGCGTGCTCAACGGCGTCGGCAAACTGGCCCGCACCTACGGGCTGGCCGAGCGGGATTTTCTCAGCCGGATAGCGGTTGTTGTCCACGGTACAACGGTCGCAACCAACACCATGTTGGAATACACCGGCGCCACCACCGGCCTGATCACCACCGCCGGCTTTCGCGACACCATAGAGATCCGCCGTAACTATAAAGAAGCTGCTTTTGATATTCGCCTCTCGGCTCCGTATCAGATCGTCCCGCGCCGTCGTCGTCTCGGCGTGACCGAGCGGATTGATTACGCCGGTCAGGTCGTCAAACCCCTGGCGGAAGCCGAGGTCCGCGCGGCCGTGCAGCGGCTGGCGGAGATCCAGGTCGAAGCCATAGCCGTGTGTTATCTGTTTGCGTTTTTGAATCCCGCCCACGAACTCCGGACGCGCGAGATTATTCGCGAACTCCTGCCCGACGTTCAAATCTCGCTGTCTTCAGAGGTTCTGCCCCAGGTGCGTGAATTCGAGCGCTTGAGCACGACCCTGGTCGATGCCTATGTTACTCCTCGCTTACAGCGGTATTTGGAGCGGCTGGACACGGAGTTTCGTCAGCGTGGATTTCAGGGCGACATCTTCATCATGCAGGGCAATGGCGGCGTCGTAGGTCTGGAGCAGGCCCAGGCCCACGGCGTCCAGGCCCTCCTGTCCGGACCGGCCAGCGGCGTGGTGGCCGGCGCGTATCTGGGCGAGGCATCCAGCTTCAAGGATGTCATCACCATTGATATGGGGGGCACGAGCTTTGACGTCTGCCTGGTGCAGGACGGTCGGCCCAAGACCGGGACCGATCAGTGGATGAGTCGGTATCGGATTGCGGTTCCATTTATTGATATTCACACCATTGGCGCCGGTGGTGGCAGCATCGCCTGGGTCGACGAGGGGGGCGCGCTGCGCGTCGGCCCCCAGAGTGCGGGAGCTCATCCGGGCCCGGCGTGCTACGGCTTTGGCGGCCAGGAGGCCACGGTCACGGATGCGGACGTGGTGCTGGGCTATATCAGCCCCGAGTCTTTCCTGGGCGGTGAAATGCGGCTGGACACGGAGGCCGCCCGACGGGCAATCGAAACCAAGGTGGCCCGGCCGCTGGAGATGAGCCTGCTGGAGGCGGCCAGTGGTATTTTTCGTATTGTCAATAATGGTATGAGCAACAGCGTCCGGCGGGTTTCTCTGGCAAAAGGCTACGACCCGCGGGACTTCGCGCTGACCGCGTTCGGCGGTGCCGGTGCAATTCATGCCGGCGCGCTGGTCGAAGACCTTGGCATTCAGACCATCCTCATTCCCAAAGGCACGGCCCCCGTCCTGTGCGCCCTGGGCGATCTCTTGTCCGACCTGCGGGTGAGTCGGGTGCGCAGTTTCTATGCGCGTGGGAGTGAACTTGATCTGGAGGCCATGAACGACCAGTTCCGGCGCATGCGCGAAGAAGCCCTGGAGTTGTTCGGGAGTCAGCAGCATCACCTGGGCCACACCTTCGCCCAATTCTCGCTGGAGATGCGCTATATTGGCCAGACGCATGAAGTGACGGTTCCGGTTATAATGCAGACGGAGCAGCTCGATGCCACGGATATGGCGACGACGATCCAGGGCTTCCACGATCTGCACGAACAGTTGTACACCTTTCAGAAGCCCGAGGACGAAGTCGAAATTCTCAATATCCACCTCGACCTCGTCGGACAAAGAGCGAAACCGCGCCTGCAAACCGCCAGCCGGGGCAGTCAGGAGGCGCGAACTGCGCTACGAGGTATCCGGCCCGTTTATTCAGCTTCGGCCCAGGATTATGTGGAGACGGATATTTACAACGGCGAGCAGCTCGTGCCGGGGCATTGCGTTGTCGGCCCGGCCATCATCGAAGAAGCCCGCACCTCCATTGTCCTTTTTGCTGGCCAGCGGGCGACCCTCGACGAGCATCTCACCTATGTGATTGAGGTCGAGTGATATGGCACCCACCCTCGACCCAGGCAAAGAAGCGGGCGCGACCATAGGGGCGACCCTCGGACGGGCACGGCCGACACTCCTGCGCCGTCTGGCCTCTTTAGCCTTAATCGATCGGCGGCACGTCACCGTCGCCCTCGCCACCGCAGACGGTCGTGTGGTCGGTATAGACCCGGCGGCGCGCCTGGG
The sequence above is a segment of the Gemmatimonadota bacterium genome. Coding sequences within it:
- a CDS encoding nuclear transport factor 2 family protein, whose translation is KFVGCFTEDAVWDGGNFGHFEGKAAIREFFGTIPQVLSFAIHYVMNPRIEVNGDTATGYWYLLEPCTMLEGGEQAVWGVAKYEEEYVRENGEWKIRNLILAPECWTSFDQGWVNQQFIGQ
- a CDS encoding hydantoinase/oxoprolinase family protein, which gives rise to MCADEAGQTQTEKVLTTPENQALGVLNGVGKLARTYGLAERDFLSRIAVVVHGTTVATNTMLEYTGATTGLITTAGFRDTIEIRRNYKEAAFDIRLSAPYQIVPRRRRLGVTERIDYAGQVVKPLAEAEVRAAVQRLAEIQVEAIAVCYLFAFLNPAHELRTREIIRELLPDVQISLSSEVLPQVREFERLSTTLVDAYVTPRLQRYLERLDTEFRQRGFQGDIFIMQGNGGVVGLEQAQAHGVQALLSGPASGVVAGAYLGEASSFKDVITIDMGGTSFDVCLVQDGRPKTGTDQWMSRYRIAVPFIDIHTIGAGGGSIAWVDEGGALRVGPQSAGAHPGPACYGFGGQEATVTDADVVLGYISPESFLGGEMRLDTEAARRAIETKVARPLEMSLLEAASGIFRIVNNGMSNSVRRVSLAKGYDPRDFALTAFGGAGAIHAGALVEDLGIQTILIPKGTAPVLCALGDLLSDLRVSRVRSFYARGSELDLEAMNDQFRRMREEALELFGSQQHHLGHTFAQFSLEMRYIGQTHEVTVPVIMQTEQLDATDMATTIQGFHDLHEQLYTFQKPEDEVEILNIHLDLVGQRAKPRLQTASRGSQEARTALRGIRPVYSASAQDYVETDIYNGEQLVPGHCVVGPAIIEEARTSIVLFAGQRATLDEHLTYVIEVE